GGCCTCGCGGACGCGTTCGAGAAGACCTTCAAGGAGAAGGGCATCACGACCGAGCGCGACAAGTTCGCCAAGGACGCGTCGGACTACTCCTCGACCGTGCAGAAGGTCAAGGCCGCCAACCCGGACGTCATCACCTTCGGTGGTTACTACGCCCAGGGCGGCCGGCTGCTCAAGCAGCTCCGCGACGGCGGCGTGAAGGCCATCTTCGCCACCGGTGACGGCTCGCTCGACCCGCAGCTGGTCTCGGGCGCGGGTGCCGCGGCCGCCGAGGGTGCCGTCGTCGGCTGCCCGTGCAACATCCCGGACGCCGGCGCCAGCAACGAGTTCGCCACGAAGTACAAGGCCAAGTTCAACGTCGACCCGGCGATCTACGCCACCGAGGGCTACGACGCGGCGACCGCCATCATCAACGCGGTCAAGGCGGGCAACACCACCGGTGAGAAGATCAACGACTTCCTGAAGACGGAAGACTTCAAGGGCGCGTCGAAGCAGATCAAGTTCAAGGACAACGGCGAGCCGCAGACCAACGCGATCTACGTCTACCAGGTCGTCGGCGGGGTCATCAAGAACCTCGGCGCCTCGACCGAAGCCAAGATCACCGGCTGACGGAGCTAGACACACCTAACGGGAGCGGGGGCGCTGTGCTCGGACACAGCACCCCCGCTCCCCGCCAATGTGGCGACCATCCTCGCCCCGTCAGGTAAGGCAACTACGTCATGTTCCAAGATCTGCAGAGCCAGTTTCTGGGCAGCACCATCGGCGGCCTGGTAGCCGGCTCCATCTACGCCCTCATCGCCCTCGGCTACACGATGGTCTACGGCGTGCTGAGGCTCATCAACTTCGCGCACTCCGAGATCTTCATGATCGGGACGATGACGTCCCTGTTCATCCTCGTCACCATCGCGCCGACGGCGCCGTTCACCATCTTCTCGATGATCGGCATCCTGCTCCTGCTGATCGTCGCTTCCGCGCTGGTCTCCGGCGGGTCCGCGATCGTGCTGGAGCAGCTCGCGTACCGGCCGCTGCGCAAGAAGGGCGCGACCCGGCTCGCCGCCCTGATCTCGGCGATCGGTGCGTCGCTGTTCCTGCAGGAGGCCTTCGGCCTGAAGATCATCCCCTGGCTCTTCGACAAGCCGGGCCGAGTCCAGCAGCCCGCCCCGCGGTTCGTCCCGCACGAGGAGCTGTTCCGCATCGGCAACGGCGTCGTGCGCACCGACCACGTCTTCGTGATCATCGGCGCGGTCATCGTGATGGTGGTCCTGGACCAGCTGGTCAGCCGGACCCGGATCGGCCGCGGCATCCGCGCCACGGCCCAGGACCCCGAGGCCGCCGTCCTGATGGGCGTCAGCATCGACCGCATCGTGCGGATCACGTTCCTGCTCGGCGGCGCGATGGCGGGCGTCGCCGCCGCCCTGTTCGTCATGGAATACGAGAACACCGACTACCGCATCGGGTTCCTGCTCGGCATCAAGGCGTTCACCGCCGCGGTGCTCGGCGGTATCGGCAACCTGCGTGGCGCCCTGCTCGGCGGGATCGTGCTGGGCCTCGTCGAGAACTGGAGCTCCATCTTCCTCGGCTCCGCCTGGAAGGACGTCACCGCCTTCGTCGTCCTGGTGCTGGTCCTGATGTTCCGGCCCACCGGCATTCTCGGTGAATCGCTGCAACGGGCACGCGCATGAAGGGTGAAGAAGTGGCTCCGAGCAACGGAAACCCCGCGCGCGGCGGTTTTCACCCCATCGACGGGATGCGGGACTGGTGGGCGGACGCCCCCCACTGGCAGCGTTACGGCGTCTACCTCGCGCTGATCGTGCTCGCGCTGATCCTGCCCGCTCCCTGGGTCGGATCGTTCATGTCCCCGGACTCCGACTGGACGACGGTGCTGATCTTCCCGGTCGGCACGTACATCCTGCTGGCCGTCGGCCTCAACATCGTCGTCGGCCACGCGGGCATGCTCGACCTCGGTTACGTGGCGTTCTTCGCGATCGGCGCCTACACGTGGGCCTCGATCGGCACGAGCTACGGCTGGTCGTTCTGGCCGACCGTGCTGCTGGGCATCTTCCTGGCCTCGGTGTCCGGGGTCATCCTCGGCGCACCGACGCTCCGGCTGCGAGGTGACTACCTCGCGATCGTGACCCTCGGGTTCGGGGAGATCGTCCGGATCACCGCGAACAACACCGACTCGATCGGCGGCGCGCGCGGTATCACGAACGTCCCGCACCCGGAACCGATCTTCGGCGTCGAGTTCTTCCTCGACCCCGCGCCGTACTACTACCTGATGCTCTTCGCGATCGTGCTCGTGATCGTGTTCTCGGTGCGGCTGAACAAGAGCCGCGTCGGGCGGGCGTGGGCGGCGATCCGCGAGGACGAGGACGCGGCCGAGCTGATGGGCGTGCCGACGTTCAAGTTCAAGCTGCTCGCCTTCGCCATCGGCGCCATGATCGGCGGGTTCGCCGGCACGATCTACGCGAGCAAGGCCGTGTTCATCGAGCCGAACAACTTCCCGTTCATCCTGTCCGCGACCATCCTGGCCGCGGTCGTGCTGGGCGGCTCCGGCAACCTGCCCGGTGTCATCATCGGCGCGTTCGTCATCGCGTGGCTGCCCGAGCGGTTCCGGTTCCTGTCCGAGTACCGCATCCTCATCTTCGGCTTCGTGCTGGTGCTGATGATGGCCCTGCGGCCGGAGGGCATCCTGCCGTCCCGCCAGCGCAAGGCCGAACTAAGGGAAGGAACCGGCGGCATGGGCGCGATGGGCGCGGAAGTCGCCGGCCCGGACTCCGAGGCTTCGGCGGAGGTGACCAAGTGAGCCCCTTGCTCGAGTTCGACAACGTGACCATGCGCTTCGGCGGCGTCACGGCGTTGCGCGAGGTCAACCTCAGCATCAACGAAGGCGAGATCTTCGCGCTCATCGGGCCGAACGGCGCCGGCAAGACCACGGTGTTCAACGTGGTCACCGGCGTCTACCGGCCGACCGAGGGCGAGGTCCGGTTCGGCGGCGACCGGGTCGACGGCATGAAGCGGTTCCGCGTCACCAAGCGCGGCATCGCCCGGACCTTCCAGAACATCCGGCTGTTCCACAACATGACGGCGCTGGAGAACGTCATGGTGGGCGCGGACGCGCACCACAAGACCGGTGCGATCAGCGCGGTGCTCGGCCTGCCGGGCCACCGCAAGGAGGAGAAGCAGGGCCGGGAACGAGCGCGGGAGCTGCTCGACTTCGTCGGCATCGGCCGGGTCGAGCACAACGTCGCGAAGAACCTCTCCTACGGCGACCAGCGCCGGCTGGAGATCGCGCGGGCGCTCGCGACCGACCCGAAGCTGCTGCTGCTCGACGAGCCGGCCGCGGGCATGAACCCGGCGGAGAAGAACGCCCTGCAGGCGCTGATCCGCAAGATCCGGGACGACGGCCGCACCGTGCTGCTGATCGAGCACGACATGGGCCTGGTCATGCACATCAGCGACCGGCTCGCGGTGCTCGACTTCGGGCAGAAGATCGCAGAAGGGCTGCCGCAGGAAGTGCAGAACAACCAGAAGGTGATCGAGGCGTACCTGGGGGTGTCCGAAGATGCTTCTTGAGGTCGAGGACATCAACGTCCACTACGGCAAGATCGCCGCCCTCAAGGGCATGAGCATCCAGGTCGGCGAGGGTGAGATCGTCTCCCTAATCGGGGCCAACGGCGCCGGCAAGACCACGACGCTCAAGACGATCTCCGGGCTGCGGCCGCTGACCAGCGGCCGGATCCTGTTCAACGGCCAGGACATCTCGAAGACCCCGGGGCACAAGCGCGTGCTGCTCGGGATCGGCCAGTCGCCGGAGGGCCGGGGCGTGTTCCCCGGCATGACGGTGCAGGAGAACCTCCTGATGGGTGCCTACACCCGCAAGGACGACCTCAAGGCCGACCTCGAGGAGGTCTACGAGCTGTTCCCCGGCTCGCGGAGCGGAAGTCCCAGTTCGGCGGCACCATGTCCGGTGGCGAGCAGCAGATGATCGCCATCGGCCGGGCGCTGATGACGAAGCCGAAGGTGCTGCTGCTCGACGAGCCGTCGATGGGCCTGGCGCCCATGCTGATCGCGCAGATCTTCGACATCATCCGGGAGATCAACAAGCGCGGCACGACGGTGCTGCTGGTGGAGCAGAACGCCCAGCAGGCGCTGAAGCTGTCGGACCGGGCGTACGTGCTCGAAACGGGCCGCGTGGTCCAGAGCGCCCGCGGGTCCGAGCTGCTGAACGACCCGAAGGTGCGGGCCGCCTACCTCGGTGGCGACCTCGGCGTCTGATCGTTTTTCACGGAGAAGGGGCCCGGCGTGTTTCGCCGGGCCCCTTCTTCACAGCTTGATGTCGGTGCCGTTGAGGTTCTTCATGTCGGTGATGGTGGGACCGCCGAAGGCCCGCAGCGTCACCGGCTTCCGGTCCTTGGGGATGTCCCAGTACAGGTCGAACTCGACGCGCACGCCGTGCCCGAGGTCGAACTGGCCCGGCTGGCGCTTGATCAGCATGGCCTGCTCTTCCGGCGGGCGGGCGGCGCCCTGGTCGTCGACCAGCAGCTGCCGTTTCGTGTCGAACAGCACGCTCGAGGTCCCGGTGTTGGTGATGACGAGCCGCAGCCGGACGAACTGGCCCTTGGCGGGGAACTCGGTGTGGCTCCCGGTGATGCTGGGCAGCCCGGCGGCCAGGCCGATCAGGGTGAACTCGGTGTCGCCGTTCTTCGCCGGCGGCAGCTTGAGGGCGGTCTCGTCGGGCCGGACCTGGCGCGGCGGCAGCTCGTAGGTCGTCGGCGCGGGCGTGCTGGGCTCGTTCGCCGCACAACCGGCCGCCAGTGCCAGGACGACGACGGCCAGCAGGCGGAGTTTCACGCTCGTGATTCTGCCCGCCGGCCGTCGGTCCGGCTAGCTCCCGATGCTTTCGACGACGGCCTCGGCGACGGCCTTCATCGTGGTCCGGCGGTCCATGGCGGTGCGCTGGATCCAGCGGAAGGCGTCGGGCTCGGTGAGCCCCTGGCGGCTCATGAGCAGGCCCTTGGCGCGATCGATGACCTTGCGCGTCTCGAGCCGGTCGGTGAGCCCGGCGACCTCGGCCTCGAGGGCCTGCAGCTCGGAGAACCGGCTGACGGCGAGCTCGATGGCGGGCACGAGGTCCCGCTTGGCGAACGGCTTGACGAGGTAGGCCATGGTGCCGGCATCCCGCGCGCGTTCGACGAGGTCGCGCTGGCTGAAGGCGGTGAGGATGACGACGGGCGCGATCCGGTCACCGGTGATCTTGGCCGCGGCCTCGATCCCGTCGAGCTTGGGCATCTTGACGTCGAGGATCACGAGGTCGGGCTTGAGATCGGTGGCCAGCGCGATGGCCTGCTCGCCATCCCCGGCCTCCCCGACCACTTCATAGCCCTCTTCACGCAGCATTTCGACGAGGTCCAGCCGGATGAGCGCCTCGTCTTCCGCGACGAGCACCCGACGCTGCGGCACGGTGGCGACACCGTTGGCCTCGGTAGCCTGATCGGTCACCGGGGTCCTCCTGAAGACTCGGCGGGACGGTCGGTTTCGCGGCTTCCCGCGAACCTGAAGCCTACCGGGAACGATCCAGAAGAAGAGATGGCGTTCACCACGTAGTGGCGGGCGCGACACTCCGCCCCGGTAACGGCCGGGGTCCGGTGATCCCGTAGAGTCGCTGCGTCACGCCCCCGTAGCCCAACTGGCAGAGGCAACGGATTCAAAACCCGTCCAGTGTGAGTTCGAATCTCACCGGGGGCACCCGGTTTCGCGGGCTAGCGGCCTGCAGCCCGACGAACAGCAGGACAATCGCCAGGGTGGTTTCTGGCCGAGTTCTTTGTGGTGCGCCTGCCTGCTACTGATCCAGGCCGGCACCAGGGCCCCAATCAGGTGGTTGGCGAGGTTGACCGGCCGTGCCTGAGGACGTCGTTCACCGTCTGCCTTTCGGTCGTGGTCGTGCAGTCGGCGCGGGCAACGCACCGGCAGTCAGATGCGGGACACCTCGGCGTCGACGGCCTCGCGCTGCGCGGCGGCGAGTGCACGGGACCGGATGGCCAATCCGATGGTGCGGGTGAGCAGCATCGCCACGGCCATGAAGATCAGGGCATCCGTGATGGCGGCCGCCGGGATGGCGTTGTCGATCAGCCAGCGGCCGAGCCGGATGGGGAACCAGTGCATCGCACCGTAGGAGAACGCCGCCCGGGCCCCGATGACCACCACCCACAGCGCCGCGTAGCCCCACCCCGCCGCGGTGGCGTTCTTGCCGGTGTCCGGGTTGTGGTTGACCCGGATCAGGGCCAGGGCGATCAGTCCGCCGACGACACCGGCCGCGACACCGGCGATTTCCAGGGTGAGCCCGTTGCCCTGCGTGGTGACGCTCTGCATGAACAGAGGGACGATCAGGGCGGCGAGCAGGATCGGCCGCACGAGCCGACTCGCCGTGAGCTTGCGGCTACGGCCGAGGTCGGCCTGCAGGACCGCGGCCAGCACGGCCGCGTTGACGATCTCGGCTTGGACGAGAGGGGACATCGCGCACTCCAACCGGTCGGAATTGTTGTCCTTTCCAGACTGACGCGCGGACGCGAACCGGACATCGGACTCCGGTACGGTTCGTCTCCGGCTCCGGTATGGCCCCGGCATGAGGGCGGCGGCCGAAGTTCATACCGCTCGGACCAACGTTCCCTCTTTCGGTTCGACGTTCCCCCACCCGAAAGTTTCTAACGTGGACGGTGCGTGGTACACGAGCACGCGCAATTCGCCGGAAAGGGACCAGGCGTGGACATCCACTCGGCCACCGTCCGAAGCTCCGGTCGCGGCACGGCCGCGACCGGGGATACTGAGCAGATGATGCGGTGGGTCACCTGGGCCGTCCGAGCTGCGGCTCTGGTCGGTGTCGGGGTGTCCGTGTTCACCGCGCACACCGTTTCGGTGGCGGTGATTATCGCCTTCGTCGTCGCCGGTTCGATGATGGTCCTGTGGGCCGTCATCGAGAACCCCGCCACCGAGCGAGCACAGTTCGGCCGGCTGCTGCCGTACGCCCTGGCCGCGGTCACCGTCGTCTGTGGCGTTGCCGCCGTGTCGCCCACCGGCGGGGCGCTGGTCTTCCTCGGCTTCATCGCCACCATCTCGGCCGGCAGCGACACCAGCCTGACGGCCGGCTGGACCATCACCGGACTGGGGGTGCTGGCGGTCGAGATCACCAGCCTCGTCACGCAGACCAGCGGCTGGATCACCATCGGATACCCGGCGATCCTGTTACCCGGCCTGCTGATCGGCTACAACCGCCGGTCCTACCGGGTCCAGGCCGAGCAATCCGCCGTACTGCTGGCCAAGGCCGAACAACTCCGCGACGAACGCGCACGCGTGGCCACGCTGGAAGAGCGCAGCCGCATCGCCCGGGAGATACACGACGTCCTGGCCCACTCGCTCGGTGCCCTGGGCGTGCAGCTGCGGGCCGCCGGCGCGGTGCTCACCGACCAACGCGACATCGACCGCGCCGTGGACCTGCTGGATCAGGCACAACGGCTGACCAAGGACGGCCTCGCCGAGACCCGGCGCGCCGTGCACGCACTCCGCACCGACACGCCACCTCTGCCCGACGGGCTGGCCGATCTCGGTGCGTGCCACGAACGCCGCCACCACACCCCGGTTACCGTGCGTGTCGACGGCAGCGAACGGTCGCTCACCGCGGACGCCGGCCTCGCGTTCGTACGCACCGCACAGGAAGCACTGGTCAACGCGGCCAAGTATGCTCCACGACAGCCGATCGCCATTCACCTCGACTACGGTGACGGCGACACGACGATGACAGTTTCGAACACAATGTGTGACGGGGTCGGCGATATGGACAGCGTCAACGCAGGATACGGGCTGGCCGGCATGCGCGAACGCCTCATGCTCGTCCGCGGGAGCCTGACGGTCGGACCGCACGCGGGCACGTGGATCGTCAACGCCCGGGTCCCGCAATGAGCGCCCAGCCGCACCCGCTGCGCATCATCATCGCCGACGATCAGGCCAGCGTCCGCGAAGGGCTCGTCCTTCTCCTGGGGCTGCTCCCCGACTTCGAGGTGGTCGACTCGGCCGCCAACGGTCGCGAAGCCCTGGACCAGGTCACCGCGCACCAGCCCGACGCCGTCCTGCTCGACCTGCACATGCCCGAACTCGACGGCGTGGACACCACCCGGCGGCTCGTCCAGCACCATCCCGGGGTCGCCATCGTCATCCTCACCACCTACCGTGACGACGCTTCCGTCCTCGCCGCCCTGCGGGCCGGGGCCCGCGGCTATCTCACCAAGGACGCCAGCCGCGAAGAAATCGCCCACGCACTGCGCAGCGCGGCCGCGGGCCTGGCCGTGCTCGATCCGGACGTGCAGCTGACCCTGCTCAACGCGGCCGACCATGGCGGTCCGGCCGACGTCCCCATCCCCGAACCGCTCCGAACCCTGCCCGACGGGCTCACCGCCCGCGAAGGGGAAATCCTCGCGATGATCGCCCGCGGCAAAACCAACCCGGACATCGCCCGCGAACTCGTGCTCAGCAGCCACACGATCAAGAGCCACATCAACCGGATCTTCGCCAAGACCAGGTCGGGCGACCGCGCCGCCGCGATCCGCTACGCGCGGGAGCATCACCTGGCGTAGCTCACGGACGGTGGTCCGCCGCGCGCGCCACCCGGAGATCCGAACCGGAGCACTCGGAGCGGGCACGCTGTGGGCGGCCTTCTCTGAAGAGAGTCAACAAACACGTGCAGATCCGAGTGAGCCGGGCAGCAACCCGGAAGGGTTGCCTGCGCGTCCCCGCCCCGTCGGTCGTCCCGCAACGATGTACCCGGTCGGACGGACTGGACGGTCGAGCGATCATTCAGTGGAGGGTGTGGTGGAGTTCCGGCGGACCACCCATCTCGTACCGGAGCGAAGCCGGCGCGCTGCCATCGATGTCGGTGACGCCGAGATGTGCACCGAGCTCGGCTCCGATGAGTGCCCGGCCGGAGAAGGACATCAGGTTCTCTTGCCGGTACAACGCCGCGATGACGCGTCCGGTGAACCGGGCCGACTCCCGTTTGGTCTTCGGTCGCTTGTCCGCGGGCAAGGACTCGAGATAGGCGCTGGCCCGTTCGGTGTCGAGGCCGCCCATCCAGATCGACACAGCAGCCACGCCGTGTGGTCGCAACTCCTTCGCCATGTCGGCTGCCATCTTGTCCGCACCGGCCTTCTGCGCCCCATAAGCGGGGCCCTGGTGGTACGAGACCGCACCGTAGTGCCCCGTGTTCACGATGAGTCCGCGCTTGTTGGCGATCAGCAGCGGCGCCGCGTAGTACGCGGCAACGTAGTGCGATCGGAGCCCGACCGAGATCAAGTCGGCCGCCTCGAGCGGCTTCTCCCAAAAGCCGCCAGGGCCGGTGATGCCGACGAGCTTCGCGGCGTTGTCGACCAAGACGTCGAGCCGGACGTGCTCGGCGTGGACACGGGCGAAGAGCTCACGCACCGCCTCGTCGTCTTCGTGGTCGACCGCCACGGCGACCCCACTGCCCCCGGCCTCACTGACCAGTTGCGCTGTTCCGAAAATCGAACCACCGTAGGGCGAATCCTTACCCGACGTGCTTCGTCCGGTCACGTACACGGTCGCGCCGGCCTCGCCCAACGCCGTCGCGATTTCTTTTCCAGCGCCCCGGGTTGCGCCGGTCACCACGGCAATCGGCTTGCTGATGACACACCTCCTGGTGTTCGTCCTGGGTCTCACCGAGCGGCCTCACGCACCCGGACCCGCTGGACGTCACACTCCGGCAAACCGTCAGTGCCATCTCCGATCCGGTGAGGCGGTCGATCAGGACAGGGCGCGCTTGTGAACCTTGCCCGTGGCGGTCAGGGGCAGCTCGCTCTGCACGATGATGTGGCGCGGGTACTTGTACTCCGCGAGGCGTTCCCGCGCGAACGCCGAAAGTTCGCCGACGTCGATCCGGTGCCCGATCCGGGGAACCACGTAGGCGACGACCTCTTGACCGAGCCGCTCGTGCGGCTGACCGACCACCGCGGTCATCGCCACCGCCGGGTGGTGCAGCAGCACCTGTTCCACCTCCGCCGGGTACACGTTGTAGCCACCGCGCAGGATCAGGTCCTTGACCCGGTCCACGACGTAGAGCCACCCGTCCTCGTCGAAGCGGCCCAGGTCCCCGGTGTGGAACCAGCCGTCCCGGATCGCCTCCGCCGTCGCTTCCGGACGGTTGAAGTAGCCCAGCATCACGCAGTGGCCACGGACGACGATCTCGCCCACCGTCCCCGCCGGCACCCGCGTGCCCGCACGATCCACGACCTGGATGTCGACGCCCCACACCGGCTTGCCCACCGACGCCGGGCGCAACGGCTCGTCCCACGGACAGAATGTGACCGTCGGACTCGTTTCCGACAAACCGTATCCCTGCTGGATCTGCAGTCCGCTCAGTTCCTTCACCCGCTCGAACACCGCCACCGGCAACGGGGCGCCGCCGGAGGTGATCAACCGGATCGTCTCGGCCGCCTTGCGCAGCCGCACCCCCTTCGGGTCGGCCTGCAGGAACGCCTGGAACATCGAGGGCACCCCCGCGAACAACGTGACCCGGTGCTCCACCAGCAGGTCCAGCGCAGTGCCCGGCTCGAACCGCGGAAGCAGCACGAGCGTCCCTCCGGTGTGGACGTTGCCGTTCAGCACCGAGGTTTGCCCGAAGATGTGGTACAGCGGCAACGCCACCAGCGCCACATCGTGCTCGTGCCGCGGGATCAGCAGATCCTTCATCCGCGCGTTGAGCAACAGGCTCACGTGCGACAGCGCGGCACCCTTCGGGGTTCCGGTGGTTCCGCTGGTGTAGATGATCACCGCCGGATCCTCCGCCCCCGTCGGTTCGCTGTCCGCTTCCCCTGGACGCGGCGCCAGCAGCTCCGCCAGCCCACTCAGCGCGACCACCTCTCGCACACCCGCGGCCACCGCCGCCCGCCGCGCGTTCTCCAGCACCGGCAAGTGCTCGGTGCCCTCCCAGGCGAACACCATCACCGCACCGCTGTCGCCGAAGACGAACTCCAGTTCACGCTCCTTCAGCAACGGATTGAGCGGAACCACCACGACCCCGGCCTTGAGCAATCCGTAATACACCACAGGGAACTCCGGGAGGTTCGGGCAGATCAGCACCACCCGGTCACCAGGACGCACCCCCCGCGCCCGGACCAGCTCCGCGACCTGCCGGGCCCGGCGATTCAGCTCCGCGTAGCTGTACACCTGCTCGCCGCAGACCACGGCGGCCCGGTCCGGATGCAGCCGGGCGGCCGAATCCAGCACTACCGACAGATTCAGCATGAACTATCTCCTGTCTCAGCACACCCAGTACCGATAGTGGTTACTATCGCAACAGTAGATGCAATCTCCAATTGCCATAGTGTCCACTATCCGAGTAGTCTCCTGGACATGACCACGGAAGAACCGCGACGACAGAGACTCACCCGGGCGGAGGCGAAGGCGCGGACCCGGAAGCTGCTGCTCGAAGCCGCCGCACAGACCTTCGCCAGGAAGGGGTACGCGGGCTCGTCCGTCGAAGAGATCGCCGAGGCGGCCGGGTTCTCGATCGGCGCGCTGTACTCGAACTTCGGCAACAAGGAGGAGCTGTTCCTCGAGTTGTCGACCACGTACAACGCCGACCGCATCGCCGAAGCGTCCGAGGTGCTGCTCGATCAGGACGCGGATCCGGTGCAAGCCGTCAACGAGGTGAGCCGGCTGCTGGTCGACGCCGCCGACAAGGACACCGACTTCTCACTGCTGCAGGCCGAGTTCTGGCTGTATGCGGTCCGGAACCCGCAGGTGCTCGACCAGATGGCCACGCGGATGCGGACCCCGAGGGCGGCGTTGGAGCAGCTGGTCGGGAAGTCGCTGGAGACCATGCCGGCCCCGGCCGAGGCCACCCCGAAAGCGGTGGCGACCATCGTGGCCGCGTTGTTCGAGGGGCTCGTCCGGCAGCGGCGGATCGACCCGGACCAGGTACCGGAGGAGCTGTTCGGCGCGGCACTGCGCTGGCTGTTCAGCGGAATCGAGGTGTCCGGCCGGGAGAAGAAGGTCGCCGCACCGGCGAAGCGCAAGCCGGCGAAACGACCCCGCCAGGGCTGACGCCCGTCCCGAGCCCACCGAGCGGGCTTTGCCCTGCCCGCTCGCAATCCACTGCCGCGGTTTTCCCGCCGGGGCACCTTCCTCGCCTTTCGTGCGCCCTTTTCCCGTGGGCCGCGCCCAACTTGGAGAGCCATGACCGAGACGATGCTGGCCGGCCGCCTGGACCGGAAAACCCGGCGATTCCAGGTCGAAGAAGTACCGGTGCCCACGCCGGAGCCGGACGAGGTACGGATCGCCGTCGCCGCCGCAGGGGTGTGCCTGTCGGACCTGCACCTCATCGACGGCACGTTGAACCCACGGGGCACGGCGTCCGCCGTCACCCTCGGCCACGAGGTCGCCGGCCGGGTGGAGGCGCTCGGCG
This genomic window from Amycolatopsis mongoliensis contains:
- a CDS encoding branched-chain amino acid ABC transporter substrate-binding protein, whose translation is MRFGRVLALAAATSLALAGCAGGSSSSGSGDSSTLKIGFMGDLTGENSGIVIPPNNGAKLAIDEYNATNPKVKLELKNYDSQGKPEQATSLVQTAIGTDKITALIGPAFSGESKAVGGVLEQGKVPSVSPSATNPGLAANGWKYWHRVVANDNDQGPAIANFLITAKSPKNAYVISDDQEYSVGLADAFEKTFKEKGITTERDKFAKDASDYSSTVQKVKAANPDVITFGGYYAQGGRLLKQLRDGGVKAIFATGDGSLDPQLVSGAGAAAAEGAVVGCPCNIPDAGASNEFATKYKAKFNVDPAIYATEGYDAATAIINAVKAGNTTGEKINDFLKTEDFKGASKQIKFKDNGEPQTNAIYVYQVVGGVIKNLGASTEAKITG
- a CDS encoding branched-chain amino acid ABC transporter permease, which encodes MFQDLQSQFLGSTIGGLVAGSIYALIALGYTMVYGVLRLINFAHSEIFMIGTMTSLFILVTIAPTAPFTIFSMIGILLLLIVASALVSGGSAIVLEQLAYRPLRKKGATRLAALISAIGASLFLQEAFGLKIIPWLFDKPGRVQQPAPRFVPHEELFRIGNGVVRTDHVFVIIGAVIVMVVLDQLVSRTRIGRGIRATAQDPEAAVLMGVSIDRIVRITFLLGGAMAGVAAALFVMEYENTDYRIGFLLGIKAFTAAVLGGIGNLRGALLGGIVLGLVENWSSIFLGSAWKDVTAFVVLVLVLMFRPTGILGESLQRARA
- a CDS encoding branched-chain amino acid ABC transporter permease — translated: MKGEEVAPSNGNPARGGFHPIDGMRDWWADAPHWQRYGVYLALIVLALILPAPWVGSFMSPDSDWTTVLIFPVGTYILLAVGLNIVVGHAGMLDLGYVAFFAIGAYTWASIGTSYGWSFWPTVLLGIFLASVSGVILGAPTLRLRGDYLAIVTLGFGEIVRITANNTDSIGGARGITNVPHPEPIFGVEFFLDPAPYYYLMLFAIVLVIVFSVRLNKSRVGRAWAAIREDEDAAELMGVPTFKFKLLAFAIGAMIGGFAGTIYASKAVFIEPNNFPFILSATILAAVVLGGSGNLPGVIIGAFVIAWLPERFRFLSEYRILIFGFVLVLMMALRPEGILPSRQRKAELREGTGGMGAMGAEVAGPDSEASAEVTK
- a CDS encoding ABC transporter ATP-binding protein, with amino-acid sequence MSPLLEFDNVTMRFGGVTALREVNLSINEGEIFALIGPNGAGKTTVFNVVTGVYRPTEGEVRFGGDRVDGMKRFRVTKRGIARTFQNIRLFHNMTALENVMVGADAHHKTGAISAVLGLPGHRKEEKQGRERARELLDFVGIGRVEHNVAKNLSYGDQRRLEIARALATDPKLLLLDEPAAGMNPAEKNALQALIRKIRDDGRTVLLIEHDMGLVMHISDRLAVLDFGQKIAEGLPQEVQNNQKVIEAYLGVSEDAS
- a CDS encoding DUF4352 domain-containing protein, with the translated sequence MKLRLLAVVVLALAAGCAANEPSTPAPTTYELPPRQVRPDETALKLPPAKNGDTEFTLIGLAAGLPSITGSHTEFPAKGQFVRLRLVITNTGTSSVLFDTKRQLLVDDQGAARPPEEQAMLIKRQPGQFDLGHGVRVEFDLYWDIPKDRKPVTLRAFGGPTITDMKNLNGTDIKL
- a CDS encoding ANTAR domain-containing response regulator; its protein translation is MTDQATEANGVATVPQRRVLVAEDEALIRLDLVEMLREEGYEVVGEAGDGEQAIALATDLKPDLVILDVKMPKLDGIEAAAKITGDRIAPVVILTAFSQRDLVERARDAGTMAYLVKPFAKRDLVPAIELAVSRFSELQALEAEVAGLTDRLETRKVIDRAKGLLMSRQGLTEPDAFRWIQRTAMDRRTTMKAVAEAVVESIGS
- a CDS encoding sensor histidine kinase yields the protein MDIHSATVRSSGRGTAATGDTEQMMRWVTWAVRAAALVGVGVSVFTAHTVSVAVIIAFVVAGSMMVLWAVIENPATERAQFGRLLPYALAAVTVVCGVAAVSPTGGALVFLGFIATISAGSDTSLTAGWTITGLGVLAVEITSLVTQTSGWITIGYPAILLPGLLIGYNRRSYRVQAEQSAVLLAKAEQLRDERARVATLEERSRIAREIHDVLAHSLGALGVQLRAAGAVLTDQRDIDRAVDLLDQAQRLTKDGLAETRRAVHALRTDTPPLPDGLADLGACHERRHHTPVTVRVDGSERSLTADAGLAFVRTAQEALVNAAKYAPRQPIAIHLDYGDGDTTMTVSNTMCDGVGDMDSVNAGYGLAGMRERLMLVRGSLTVGPHAGTWIVNARVPQ
- a CDS encoding response regulator transcription factor, which codes for MSAQPHPLRIIIADDQASVREGLVLLLGLLPDFEVVDSAANGREALDQVTAHQPDAVLLDLHMPELDGVDTTRRLVQHHPGVAIVILTTYRDDASVLAALRAGARGYLTKDASREEIAHALRSAAAGLAVLDPDVQLTLLNAADHGGPADVPIPEPLRTLPDGLTAREGEILAMIARGKTNPDIARELVLSSHTIKSHINRIFAKTRSGDRAAAIRYAREHHLA
- a CDS encoding SDR family NAD(P)-dependent oxidoreductase, whose amino-acid sequence is MTGATRGAGKEIATALGEAGATVYVTGRSTSGKDSPYGGSIFGTAQLVSEAGGSGVAVAVDHEDDEAVRELFARVHAEHVRLDVLVDNAAKLVGITGPGGFWEKPLEAADLISVGLRSHYVAAYYAAPLLIANKRGLIVNTGHYGAVSYHQGPAYGAQKAGADKMAADMAKELRPHGVAAVSIWMGGLDTERASAYLESLPADKRPKTKRESARFTGRVIAALYRQENLMSFSGRALIGAELGAHLGVTDIDGSAPASLRYEMGGPPELHHTLH